One Dermacentor andersoni chromosome 6, qqDerAnde1_hic_scaffold, whole genome shotgun sequence genomic window carries:
- the LOC129382644 gene encoding uncharacterized protein — protein sequence MGDAAEQLQLQLCGMVARDVLEGLHVDDLFNCARSNALWEEAALPLLAKRLRFFVLLQDRLDDPFTRSKFLEELHSRLAVAEKASKHPSFAIILCSERHYDLSSIASCFPKGVSVVQMDVQGPVTAQRCGIKERRDASVCVLVFYGSPGATFECEWSPYAACGMPVATAALFDQLKRTIPICGGEDVYRHRNTGMPARFALYITNAFNRGVMFRRQPSLFDVGVCILWTPRLRVYPGSAQSFSPAPAYWGAMSFGENVKAACLKYAGWTTVLQMWQHLDNVRASIDNISDVIVLFFQEEELKAPVVEAMCRVFEGAALVMGTACSLALDANPFSFDLQPTGDVQVSFPLQTPVIVLVLAIR from the exons ATGGGGGACGCGGCCGAGCAGCTGCAGTTGCAGCTCTGCGGGATGGTGGCTCGGGACGTGCTCGAGGGCCTGCACGTCGACGACCTCTTCAACTGCGCGCGGTCCAACGCGCTCTGGGAAGAGGCCGCCCTGCCACTGCTGGCAAAGAGACTTCGCTTCTTCGTGCTACTGCAG GACAGATTAGACGATCCATTCACGCGCAGCAAATTTCTGGAAGAACTCCATTCGCGTCTTGCGGTCGCCGAGAAAGCGTCAAAGCATCCATCCTTTGCCATAATCCTATGCTCAGAAAGGCACTATG ATTTGTCAAGCATCGCCTCTTGCTTCCCCAAGGGCGTCAGCGTCGTTCAGATGGACGTGCAGGGTCCGGTGACCGCTCAACGGTGTGGCATCAAGGAACGGCGGGATGCCAGCGTATGCGTGCTGGTTTTCTACGGGTCACCCGGTGCAACGTTCGAGTGCGAGTGGTCGCCGTACGCCGCGTGCGGAATGCCCGTTGCCACAGCCGCTCTCTTTGATCAGCTGAAACGCACCATTCCCATCTGTGGCGGCGAG GACGTGTACCGACATCGAAACACGGGGATGCCAGCGCGCTTCGCCCTGTACATTACCAACGCCTTTAACAGAGGGGTGATGTTCAGGCGGCAGCCGAGCCTGTTCGACGTGGGCGTTTGCATCCTGTGGACACCGCGTTTACGCGTTTACCCAGGAAGCGCGCAAAGCTTCTCCCCTGCGCCGGCATACTGGGGCGCCATGTCATTCGGGGAGAACGTCAAGGCTGCTTGCCTCAAGTACGCCGGATGGACCACAGTGCTGCAGATGTGGCAGCACCTGGACAACGTTAGGGCGAGCATCGACAACATCAGCGACGTCATAGTGCTCTTCTTCCAGGAAGAAGAGCTGAAGGCACCCGTCGTGGAGGCGATGTGCCGAGTGTTCGAAGGCGCTGCCCTCGTTATGGGGACTGCGTGCTCGCTGGCCCTCGACGCGAATCCGTTTTCCTTCGACCTTCAGCCGACTGGCGATGTCCAAGTTTCGTTCCCTCTCCAAACACCGGTCATCGTGCTGGTTTTAGCCATTCGCTAG